ACCATCGAAATTGAAGAACTTGCACCGGGTTCGCCGGCACTAAAAGCAGGATTGCTTAAAGGCGATAAGATTATTGGGATAGATAGCTTGCAAACCCCCTATTTTGATCAGTTCCGTGCTGAATTACAGAAACATAAAAACCAAACCATTGCGGTTAAATTAATACGTAATGGCGTTGAAACTACTGCCAATGTTGCTGTTCCGGAAGAGGGTTTAATTGGCTTTACGCTCAAGAGTTTCGATACGTATCTTGAATTTAAGAAAATTGATTACAGCATGATAGATGCCGTACCTGCAGGATTCAGTAAAGCATATCATACGTTCGACGATTACATTAAACAATTTAAACTCATCTTTTCACCCGAAACAAAAGCTTATAAATCATTGGGTGGATTTATTACCATGGGTAAAATATTTTCACCCGTATGGGATTGGCAACGCTTTTGGAATTTAACAGCATTTCTATCGATAGTATTAGCCATTATGAATTTGTTGCCTATTCCGGCATTAGATGGAGGCCACGTAATGTTTCTTCTTTGGGAAGTAATTACCAGAAGAAAACCGAATGAAAAATTTATGGAATACGCGCAAACCGCAGGAATGATTTTATTATTTGCTTTGTTGCTTTTCGCGAACGGAAACGACATTATCCGCTTATTTCAATAAAGATAAACCCTGAGCTTAACTAATTTGTTGTTTATTTAGATTTGCAAAAATTCCGTTTATGAAGAAGTCTATTCTTTTTCTATCACTTTGTTTTGCACTATCGACGGTGCTTAGAGCCCAAGATAGCACTATTGGAATAGGACAAGCGGATACTTCTGTACACAAAAAAACCCTAATCATTCCCTTTGAACCGGATTTGTACATGAGCGACATGGACCGTGAAATTGGGCGTGTCAATCAATTGAGTCAGCCGCAAATTGTAGAAAAATTCAGAATCAATTTTGACCGCACACTTGAGAATGCTGTGCAACTAAAAAATGAAACACAATCTGTTTTGCACGATGAAACGAGCGCGCAAGTGAATGAGTTAGTAAACATTTATTCCGGTATTACATTTTTGTATACGCCTATCAAGAGAGCTCAAACAAAAAAGGACAAGCTTCTTTCCACAGTTGTTCCCACCAAAAAGGCTCCACAAAAGGATGCACGAATTAAAGATGGCGAAGTGTATACGGTGCGCGACACCATAGAAAGGTACATGAAGACAGTGTTAGTTGATAGCACGCTATTAGAGAAATTAAATGAGCGTTTTGGGGCGGAAAACTTTTTGTTTGTAAATCAATTTGAGCTAAAAAATAGTTTTACGGATGTGATGCAATTGCAAAACGATACGTATGAAAGGGAATTGCGCATTCATTATTCTATACTTAACAAAAAGGGAGAGGAGCTATGTGGGGGGATTGCCAAATGCCACTTTGCCAATACAATAGTGAATATTAATAAAATTATTTCTACTTCTTTTCCTTGTGCCGCTAAGCAGATAGCCGATGCGCTTATAGCGTATGAAGGAAGTCTCGTAAAAACAAAAAAATGAGATTTTATTTTACTTGCTTATAAAGCGGAACGGTAGAGCATGGTTCACCATACATGATGCTCTTGGCAATCGGACGCAGCAAGCGCATCATTTCAACATAGGCAGCCGTTGGTACCGGTAATTTCCCACATCCTTTTATTACAATTCTGGCATCTTTATATGGCTTGAGATCGAGTTTCGACAAAAGGTCATGATACAAAACTGTTTCCAATTGCTCCAAATTTCCGAACACATAATTTTTTGCAAATGGCTCCAGCGCGCTTGCCACCAGCATAAAAGCCCAAGTGGGAATAATGGCATCGGCGCTGCAATGTATGGCTACGTATTTATTTTGGTAAGTGCTCCAATCGCTAGTTTTTATGAATTCTCTGAACTCTTTTTCGCGCAACATCAAACCTTGGTAAAGTTGATCTTTTATATCTAACAAAACACGTTCTCCGGCCGGATAAAATTCCTCCAGATCTATTGTTACTAAAGCGCTTGTGCTAACTTTATTGGTGATATCCATTTTTATGCTAGTACAAAGATGTTAGTACAAAGTACAAAGACAATTTTGTTTCAAATTAAAATGAAGCGAATACTTGGTTATTAATTTATAGCTCATTTGTAAATTTATTCTTACATAAATCCTAACTCTAACTGTGCTACTTCGCTCATCATGCTTTTTTCCCAAGGTGGTTCAAAAGTGATTTCAACTTTTGATTTGCGCACGCCTTCCACTTCTGCAATTTTTTGTTCTGTTTCGGGAGGAAGTGTTTCTGCTACCGGGCATGATGGAGAGGTGAGTGTCATTTTTACCAACACCTCATTTTCAGCATTAATATTCACTTCATAAATCAAACCAAGCTCCCAAATATCCACCGGAATTTCAGGATCATAAATGGTTTTTAAAGTGTCGATTACCTTATCGGCAAGTTCTTTGTTTTCGGTATTTATTATTGCTCCCATGCTTATTGTTTATTCAATGCCAAGGCATCTAATTTCATTTGTTTCACCATACTCAGTAAGCCATTGCTTCGAGTAGGGGAGAGGTGCTCTTTTAATCCAATCTTATCAATAAAATCTAATTTTGCCGCCACAATTTCTGCTGCAGTATGTCCACCTAAAACCCGAATCATTAGTGCTACTAAACCCTTTGTTATTATGGCGTCACTATCTGCAGTGTATTCAATTTTATTATCCAAATTTTCGCTGTGTAACCACACTTGTGATTGACAACCCTTTATTAATTTATCGGGTGTTTTGTATTTCGCATCAATCAATGGCAAGGATTTACCCAACTCAATTAGATGCTCGTATTTACCTTCCCAATCCTCCTCAAACAACTCAAACTCTTCAATTATTTCCTGTTCCGTTTCCTCAATACTCATAACAACATTTTAATAGCTTTTTTAACTCCCTCCACTAATGCATCCACTTCTTCTATTGAATTGTAAAAAGCAAATGAAGCACGCACTGTTCCGGGTATCCCAAATCGTTGCATCAAGGGTTGATTGCAATGGTGTCCGGTGCGCACTGCAATTCCCATTTTATCGAGCAAGGTGCCCACATCAAATGGATGTGTGCCTTCTACCACAAATGAAACAACAGCTGCTTTATGCGCTGCGGTTCCAATAATTCGAACAGCATTAATTGCGCTCAGTTTTTCAGTTGCATATACAAGCAATTCGTGTTCGTGTTTTTGAATATTTGCGTATCCAAGTTCCTCCACATACTGAATTGCCGCTGCTAAACCAATGGCACCCTCAATATGCGGTGTTCCTGCTTCAAACTTGTGGGGTAAATCGGCATATTCGGTTTTTTGAAAGGAAACCGTTTTTATCATTCCACCGCCGCTTTGATAAGGAGGCAATTTCGTTAACCATTTTTCTTTTCCATACAATACACCCATTCCTGTGGGTCCAAATAATTTGTGCGCGCTGTAAACATAAAAATCGCAATCCAAGTCTTGCACATCCACCTTCATGTGTGGAACTGCTTGTGCGCCATCTAAACAAACTAAAGCACCACGTTCATGCGCAAACGCAATCATTTCTTTCACCGGGTTTATAGAACCCAAAGTATTGGAAACATGCGTGATTGCAACCAATTTGGTTTTTGGAGTAAAAAGTGTTTGATAAGCATCTTGAATTAGTTCACCGGCATCGTTTATGGGAATCACCTTAAGTTCAGCCCCAACTTTTTCACACAAGATTTGCCAAGGAACAATATTGGAGTGATGCTCCATTTCTGAAATGATTACTTCATCACCGGAGCGAATAAAATTATTTTCAAAAGTGGCAGCCAATAAATTTATGCCGTCGGTAGTGCCTTTGGTAAATATAATTTCATGGGCCGAGGCAGCATTTAACTGTTTTTGAACGCAATTTCGAGCCGCATCGTACAGTACAGTTGCTTCCTGACTCAGGGTATGCACACCACGGTGCACGTTTGCATTTTGAGCAGCATAATAGGTTGTAATTGCATCAATTACCTGTTGCGGTTTTTGAGCAGTTGCGCCATTGTCTAAATACACTAATGGTTTTCCATGTACCTTAACATCCAGCAAAGGAAAATCCTTACGAATGCGGGAAACATCAAAAACCGGAATGGTTTGCTCTAGTGTTTTAGACATGTATTCGAATGCTTATGCAAATCGGTTAACAATCAAAGATTCAATATAGGTTCTTAAAGGCTCAAACTGAATGGCATTTACTACTTCTTCCGCGAAAGCGTGCATCAGCAAATTTTTTGCACTTTCTTCACCAATTCCACGTGAGCGAAGGTAAAACATGGCTTCTTCATCCATCCGGCCGGTGCTGGTGCCATGACTGCATTTTACATCATCGGCATAAATTTCGAGCTGAGGTTTTGTGTTGATGCTGGCATCGTTGCCCAATAACATATTTTTATTGGATTGAAATGCATTTGTTTTTTGCGCATCCGGACGAACAAAAATTTTTCCATTGAAAACCGCAGTTGATGCATCGCTCATAATTCCTTTATACAACTCATTGCTGAAGCAGTTTGGCTTACGGTGGTCCACTAAAGTATGGTTGTCGAAATGCTCCTTGTGGCGCGGTAAATACAAGCCGTAAAGGTGTGTTTCGCAATTTTCAGCATCCAAAACAATGTTGAGGTTGTTGCGCAGGAATTCTCCGCTAAGGGAATAGGTATACGTATTAAATAAACTGCCTTTTAGCTGAATTACTTGGGTAGTATTAACTTGTGAAGCATTTTTTTCTTCTGCCTGAATGCGGCAATAACCGACTTGGGCATTTTCTTCGATGATGAGTTCACTCAGGTGATTGGTAAATAATTTTTCATTGCAATTTGAATCTAAACTCACAAAGGTTTCGAGAATATCCACCTTTGCCCCTTTTTCAACTATAATCAAATTGCGTGTATTCGCGAGGTAGTTCTCAGTACTTGAAATTAAATTAATGATGTGTACCGGTTCATTTACAGTTGTATTTTGCGCAATTCGAATATAAGCTCCATCCTTTGCCAATGCAGTGTTGAGCGCAATAAAAGCATCAGTGGAAGAATCGGCATAATTTGCAAAATGGGTTTCGATTACATCTTTTTGCGAAGCATAAATAGCGGCTAAATTGCTGATAAAAATACTGCTGTCGGTTGGAATGAGTTGAGAATGTTCGGCTGAAAAAATGCCGTTAATTAACACAATAACATGGGCATTTTTTAAGGGAATAAGCTTTTTGAATCGTTTGGTGGGAAGGTTTACTTTTCCTACCGCTTCTAATTTAAAACTATCATTTAAAAATGATTTTGCATTCGAGTATTTGTATTCTTCGTTCTTTTTATCCGGTATTCCAAGCTTCAAAAAATGCTCCATCGCCAGCACGCGTTTGTTGCGAATGGCAGAGTTTGCAGGCATTTTTGCCAAATGATTTTCAAAAGCAGCGCTAATAGTATTGGTTAAACTTGCTGTTGTCAATGTGGGTATCATAACTTAATTAGTTTCTTTTATTTCTTCTTTTTTCCAACTCTTCAATATCTGCTTTATCCTTCAATCTACTTGTACTTAACTTATTTTTTTTTAAATCATTATAATGAATAAAATATAAATCAGTACCCTCAAAATTAAACTTTTGAGCATTTGGAAAACACTCATCAAATAAGACTCCATCGATTGAATTTAAAATATCAATTCGAAATGGTTCATTTCCAAAAAAACCACCAGACAAAGGTGTTTCAGATAAAAAATCGGCTTTCACAAACAAATTTTTCGGTGCCGGAAATTCATTTAAAACAAGCATCATTCGTTCCGCATTTTGTTCGGAAATTTTTATCCAAATGTCTAAATCACCTGTATATCTTGGGTGTCCATGAAAACCAACTGCGTAACCTCCAACTATTAAATAGTCAACTTTGTGAAAATTGAGAAGTTCTATAAACTCTTTGAAGTGCTTAGTCAACATTTTATTTCCTCAATCCAAAAACAGTCATATCAACATGCTTCGATTTACCGAAAAGTTCGAGGTATTGCTGTCTTAATATTTCAATTGCAGTTAATCTCTCTCCTTCTGTTCTGCTCATCCAATCTTCGAAATTAGTTTCCCATTCCTCTCTTGAAGAAATCTTTTTTCCGGTTAAAAATGCTTTCGATTTGGGCATCATGATAAAGTTAAATTATGCATTTGCAATTTCTCCTAGTTCTTCTTTAATCCAGTCATATCCCTTCTCCTCCAACTCGAGCGCTAATTCTTTGCCTCCCGATTTCACAATTTTTCCTTTGTATAATACATGCACAAAATCAGGAATTATATAATCGAGTAAGCGCTGGTAATGGGTTACAACAATGGTCGCGTTTTCATTTGTTTTCAGTTTGTTTACTCCATTTGCTACAATGCGCAAGGCATCAATATCCAAACCGCTATCCGTTTCATCTAAAATAGCCAAACTCGGCTCTAACATGGCCATTTGAAAAATTTCGTTGCGTTTTTTTTCACCACCGCTAAACCCTTCGTTCACGCTGCGATTTGCTAATTTTCCATCCAGTTCAACCAATTTTTGTCTTTCTTTTACCGTTTTTAAAAACTCTTTTGCTTCAATAGCAGCAAGGCCTTTGTGCTCGCGAATGGAATTAATGGCAGTTTTTAAAAAATTAATATTGCTCACTCCCGGAATTTCAACAGGATACTGAAAGGCAAGAAAAACGCCTTCTCTAGCCCTTATCTCAGGATCCATTTCCAATAAATTGTTGCCTTTAAAAATAACTTCACCTCCGGTTACTTCATATTCGGAACGCCCTGCCAATACTGCTGCCAAGGTGCTTTTGCCGGAACCGTTTGGGCCCATAATGGCATGCACTTCACCGGCTTTCACTTCCAAGTTTATTCCGTTTAATATTTGCTTACCCTCTACTTTCGCTTGTAAATTCTTAATTGATAACATGTTGTTTTTATTCTATTTGTTAATGCTATGCCGGTTTATCCAACACTGCCTTCTAAACTCACACTTAATAATTTTTGTGCTTCTACTGCAAACTCCATGGGCAATTGATTAAACACATCTTTACAATACCCATTCACAATTAATCCAATTGCTTTTTCTGTGTCAATTCCACGTTGCTTGCAATAAAAAATTTGGTCTTCGCCCACTTTCGAGGTGGTTGCTTCGTGCTCTACGATTGCGGTTTTGTTATTGATTTCGATATAGGGAAAAGTATGCGCACCACATTTATCGCCCATCAGTAAACTATCGCATTGGGAAAAATTACGTGCTTTATCTGCACCTTTAGCAATTCGAACTAAGCCTCTGTAACTGTTGTTGCTCTTGCCACACGAAATACCTTTGCTGATAATCGTACTTCTTGAATTTTTTCCCAGATGAATCATTTTTGTTCCGGTATCCGCTTGCTGAAAGTTATTGGTTACGGCAACCGAATAAAATTCTCCTACCGAATTATCTCCTTTTAATATAACACTTGGGTATTTCCAAGTTATTGCTGAGCCGGTTTCTACCTGTGTCCAGGATATTTTTGAATTGGTATCGAGGCAAATTCCACGTTTTGTAACAAAATTATAAATACCACCTTTCCCGTTTTTATCGCCGGGATACCAGTTTTGAACGGTGCTATATTTCACCTCTGCATTGCGGTGCGATATGATTTCAACAACCGCTGCATGCAATTGATTTTCGTCGCGCATAGGAGCGGTGCAACCTTCGAGGTAACTCACATAAGCATCCTCATCAGCAACAATCAAGGTTCTTTCGAACTGACCAGTTCCGGCAGAATTAATTCTAAAATAAGTGGAAAGCTCCATCGGACAACGCACCCCTTTGGGAATGTAGCAAAATGAACCATCGGTAAACACAGCTGAATTAAGTGCTGCGTAAAAATTGTCGGTATAGGGCACAACCGTTCCCATGTATTTTTTAATCAGCTCGGGATGCTCTTGCACGGCTTCACCAAAAGAACAAAAGATAATTCCCAACTCCGCTAATTTTTCTTTAAACGATGTCTTAACTGAAACACTATCCATTACAAAATCCACCGCCACTCCGCTTAATCTTTTTTGTTCTTCGAGCGAGATTCCAAGCTTTTCGAATGTTTTAAGAATTTCGGGGTCTACTTCATCCAAACTATTTAAGCTTACTTTTTGCTTGGGTGCTGAATAATAAATAATTTCTTGAAAATTAATTTCAGGATAATGCACATGCGCCCAGGTGGGCTCTTTCATTTTTTGCCAGTGTCGAAATGCCTTTAATCGGTATTCCAACATAAATTCCGGCTCATTTTTCTTTTTAGAGATAAAACGAACAATGTCTTCGCTCAAACCCTTGGGCGCATTGTCGGCCTCTATATCTGTCACAAAGCCATACTTGTACTCACTTTGCGAAATTTCCTCAAATAGTTCGTTTGCCATTTTTTAATCAGTTTGCAGTGGGCGGTTTTTAGTTCGTTATAAGGTAATTACTATTTGCGATCCGCCCATTGCTAATTTAAATGTTCCTTAATCTTTTTTAGTTGTGCTGTATCTTCTATATCCTTTGCTCTTTTCGATTGTTCTTTCTCTCGAATCAAGGTGTTAATATGAATTACATTTACTTTAATAGTGTGTGTTAATTCATATTTCTCACACAAATCATAACTCTGCTTAAATTCACTTTGATGCACAAATTGCAAGTCGCTCATCAAATCAATATAAATTCCGTTATCTAATAATATCTCCGAAAAACCAGCCAATAAAGGATGTTCAAGAAATAATTCTGCACTTTCTACACCATAATTTTTAAGTGCGTTTACTAAGTGCTGTCGATTCTCTATACTATCTTCTAACCACACATCCACATCGCCTGTTGTTCGAGAGTAACCATAATAGTTAACGGCTACACCCCCAACCAATAAATATTTTACTTCATGCTTGTTGAGCAAATAAAAAAAAGTTGCAAGCTCTTCATTTAATACATTCATCTTTTCACACGTAACACCAGGCCTTTTGCTTGTGGTTGTTTCAACGGCTTTTTGCTAAATGCCTGAGCTGTTTCAATCAGCAAAAATAGTTTCTCAATTCGCTGCTTCGGACTTAGTAAAAGATTTTCGTTTAAGCGTCTTTCCTCAATGGAAGCAAGGTTGGCAGATGGATGAATAATTAATTTCGGCACAATTAGCTCAATTGAGTTAAACACTAAAACTTTCACCACATCCGCAGGTTCTGCTGGCATTTGGATTATTAAACACAAATCCTTTTCCGTTTAAACCGCCGGTATAGTCCAATTCGGTTCCTATCAAGTACAAGAAACTTTTTTTATCGACTGTAATTTGAATTCCTTTATCCTCAAAAATCTGGTCACCTTCGCGTTTTTGGTTGTCGAATTCTAATTTGTATGACAATCCGGAGCAACCGCCGCCTTCCACACCTACACGAATAAATGTTCCTTCGGGACGGTTTTCATTTTTCATTAATGTTAATGCATGTTGTTTTGCATTTTCTGATACTGTTATCATGTTCATTTCGTGTTAAAATGTACTAAACAAAGGCCATTTGGACGTTTCAAATCCGCTCCTTCAATGCCCATAAGCCCCTTACCTTATTTAGATTAAATCTAAATGCTCCACAAAAATACCTAAAAAAAGGTAGAGCAGCAAATCAAACAGGCATCAAATAACTGATTTGACAAAGTTTTGTGATTTTTGGGATACTAAAAAAAATTACTTTTGCGCCATGGCAGAAAATAACAGTAGAACCGAGTTAAGTGAATTGGGTGAATTTGGAATTATTAAACACCTGACAAAAAATATTGTTTTAAAAAATGAAAGCTCAATTTTGGGAGTGGGCGACGATTGTGCAGTTATTGACTACAAGAACAAGCAAACTGTAGTAACTACGGATATGCTGGTAGAAGGTGTTCATTTTGATTTGATGTATGTGCCGCTAAAACATTTGGGCTACAAATCGGTGATGGTAAACCTTTCGGATGTGTATGCCATGAATGCCACGCCACGACAAATAACGGTTTCGATTGCCATGTCGAATCGTTTTTCGGTAGAAGCATTGGAGGAATTATATGAAGGAATATATTTAGCCTGTGCCAAATGCAATGTGGATGTGGTAGGT
The sequence above is a segment of the Bacteroidota bacterium genome. Coding sequences within it:
- the sufD gene encoding Fe-S cluster assembly protein SufD is translated as MIPTLTTASLTNTISAAFENHLAKMPANSAIRNKRVLAMEHFLKLGIPDKKNEEYKYSNAKSFLNDSFKLEAVGKVNLPTKRFKKLIPLKNAHVIVLINGIFSAEHSQLIPTDSSIFISNLAAIYASQKDVIETHFANYADSSTDAFIALNTALAKDGAYIRIAQNTTVNEPVHIINLISSTENYLANTRNLIIVEKGAKVDILETFVSLDSNCNEKLFTNHLSELIIEENAQVGYCRIQAEEKNASQVNTTQVIQLKGSLFNTYTYSLSGEFLRNNLNIVLDAENCETHLYGLYLPRHKEHFDNHTLVDHRKPNCFSNELYKGIMSDASTAVFNGKIFVRPDAQKTNAFQSNKNMLLGNDASINTKPQLEIYADDVKCSHGTSTGRMDEEAMFYLRSRGIGEESAKNLLMHAFAEEVVNAIQFEPLRTYIESLIVNRFA
- a CDS encoding cysteine desulfurase, which codes for MSKTLEQTIPVFDVSRIRKDFPLLDVKVHGKPLVYLDNGATAQKPQQVIDAITTYYAAQNANVHRGVHTLSQEATVLYDAARNCVQKQLNAASAHEIIFTKGTTDGINLLAATFENNFIRSGDEVIISEMEHHSNIVPWQILCEKVGAELKVIPINDAGELIQDAYQTLFTPKTKLVAITHVSNTLGSINPVKEMIAFAHERGALVCLDGAQAVPHMKVDVQDLDCDFYVYSAHKLFGPTGMGVLYGKEKWLTKLPPYQSGGGMIKTVSFQKTEYADLPHKFEAGTPHIEGAIGLAAAIQYVEELGYANIQKHEHELLVYATEKLSAINAVRIIGTAAHKAAVVSFVVEGTHPFDVGTLLDKMGIAVRTGHHCNQPLMQRFGIPGTVRASFAFYNSIEEVDALVEGVKKAIKMLL
- a CDS encoding SufE family protein; the protein is MSIEETEQEIIEEFELFEEDWEGKYEHLIELGKSLPLIDAKYKTPDKLIKGCQSQVWLHSENLDNKIEYTADSDAIITKGLVALMIRVLGGHTAAEIVAAKLDFIDKIGLKEHLSPTRSNGLLSMVKQMKLDALALNKQ
- a CDS encoding DUF2480 family protein, giving the protein MDITNKVSTSALVTIDLEEFYPAGERVLLDIKDQLYQGLMLREKEFREFIKTSDWSTYQNKYVAIHCSADAIIPTWAFMLVASALEPFAKNYVFGNLEQLETVLYHDLLSKLDLKPYKDARIVIKGCGKLPVPTAAYVEMMRLLRPIAKSIMYGEPCSTVPLYKQVK
- the rseP gene encoding RIP metalloprotease RseP translates to MEILIKAAQLILSLSILVVLHELGHFIPAKLFKTRVEKFYLFFDPWFSLFKTKKGDTEYGIGWLPLGGYVKISGMIDESMDKEQMALPPQPWEFRSKPAWQRLIIMLGGVTVNAILGVFIYICILAYWGEEYLPTQNLKYGIACDSAAFEMGLQNGDKILAVDHKVVDNFAKIPAEIIFNQAKSVSVEREGKNLDIIIPPGFTSVLIKSQGSFIAPRQTIEIEELAPGSPALKAGLLKGDKIIGIDSLQTPYFDQFRAELQKHKNQTIAVKLIRNGVETTANVAVPEEGLIGFTLKSFDTYLEFKKIDYSMIDAVPAGFSKAYHTFDDYIKQFKLIFSPETKAYKSLGGFITMGKIFSPVWDWQRFWNLTAFLSIVLAIMNLLPIPALDGGHVMFLLWEVITRRKPNEKFMEYAQTAGMILLFALLLFANGNDIIRLFQ
- the sufB gene encoding Fe-S cluster assembly protein SufB, coding for MANELFEEISQSEYKYGFVTDIEADNAPKGLSEDIVRFISKKKNEPEFMLEYRLKAFRHWQKMKEPTWAHVHYPEINFQEIIYYSAPKQKVSLNSLDEVDPEILKTFEKLGISLEEQKRLSGVAVDFVMDSVSVKTSFKEKLAELGIIFCSFGEAVQEHPELIKKYMGTVVPYTDNFYAALNSAVFTDGSFCYIPKGVRCPMELSTYFRINSAGTGQFERTLIVADEDAYVSYLEGCTAPMRDENQLHAAVVEIISHRNAEVKYSTVQNWYPGDKNGKGGIYNFVTKRGICLDTNSKISWTQVETGSAITWKYPSVILKGDNSVGEFYSVAVTNNFQQADTGTKMIHLGKNSRSTIISKGISCGKSNNSYRGLVRIAKGADKARNFSQCDSLLMGDKCGAHTFPYIEINNKTAIVEHEATTSKVGEDQIFYCKQRGIDTEKAIGLIVNGYCKDVFNQLPMEFAVEAQKLLSVSLEGSVG
- the sufC gene encoding Fe-S cluster assembly ATPase SufC, with the translated sequence MLSIKNLQAKVEGKQILNGINLEVKAGEVHAIMGPNGSGKSTLAAVLAGRSEYEVTGGEVIFKGNNLLEMDPEIRAREGVFLAFQYPVEIPGVSNINFLKTAINSIREHKGLAAIEAKEFLKTVKERQKLVELDGKLANRSVNEGFSGGEKKRNEIFQMAMLEPSLAILDETDSGLDIDALRIVANGVNKLKTNENATIVVTHYQRLLDYIIPDFVHVLYKGKIVKSGGKELALELEEKGYDWIKEELGEIANA
- a CDS encoding DUF59 domain-containing protein, which gives rise to MGAIINTENKELADKVIDTLKTIYDPEIPVDIWELGLIYEVNINAENEVLVKMTLTSPSCPVAETLPPETEQKIAEVEGVRKSKVEITFEPPWEKSMMSEVAQLELGFM
- a CDS encoding iron-sulfur cluster assembly accessory protein, with translation MITVSENAKQHALTLMKNENRPEGTFIRVGVEGGGCSGLSYKLEFDNQKREGDQIFEDKGIQITVDKKSFLYLIGTELDYTGGLNGKGFVFNNPNASRTCGCGESFSV